Part of the Perca fluviatilis chromosome 22, GENO_Pfluv_1.0, whole genome shotgun sequence genome, GCTAATGCTAGTGGATGCTAGCTAACTTTGACTGACTCCTCTCTACTTGTGCTACCATGATTTAGCATTTACCTGGATCCTGACAGTGTCACTTGCCGCCATTGTTCAGTTTAGGTTCTATTATACCTATCAATAGTATGTTTATGGTACCTATCAAGCTGCACATTTCAAAGTACAGGAGCAAGTTAATACAAGTTTTTACATGAACTCAATGCCCATTAAGGCTTTTTGTGAGGTTATTTAGTGCGCTTTGATCTCATTATTACTCATGTGTGAAGGCATTAGGGGAGCCGGCATTCATCCTCTGTCAGAACACGTTTGTGTGGATTGGAATAGATCAACACACTTGCTGCACTTGTATTTACCATCAACTATAACCATGTAGTGTTGAACTACGTGCACTCTGTCTACTCTGTGAAGTTCCAGTAGATCCGATTAGGAtgaggcaaaaaaataaataaatacaatacaatattacattattgtattgtgttttgAGGATTTACACAGTGACTTTTCATGTAACACTGATGTCTGCTCTTGCAGGAAGTTCCTCAAGTCCACTTGGGGTTGGACCTGCATCTTCACAGCTTCCTTCATgcttctcctctccctctcagcCCGtcaccccccctctctcctcctccgccACCTCTCCCGGATAGGGGTGGCGGGGTTGCTGTGGTGGGGCTGTCGGGGTCTCCTGACCCTGCTTGAGGATGCCGCAGGAAACTGTTACGAACCTGTGATCCCTGCCCAGGATATCCAAGGCACCGCCTCCTCGCTACAGCCCCTGCTGCTCCTGCACGAAGACCAGACCAAGGCCTCCTGCCTCAGAGACAACATGGTGTGGAGAGGTTACGAAGTATCCCAGGACGTCCTCATCATCTGCTTGTGTTGCCTGCTGCTTGTGGAGGAAATGCCTGTCTTTGGTCTTTACCTGGCCCAAGCAAAGCCTCTGCCGCGGTCCCATGATGCCCCTTTAAGGTTCATCTTCCTCCTGTGTGTGGTTCTACTTGCCTTGTGGATGTTCTTGCTGCTGTGTTTGCTTGCACACTTCCCCAAGTTCCCCTCGCAGCATCTAGGAGGAGCTCTGGGCTACCTGGGATGGAGAGGACTCTATCAGGGATGGTACAGACTCACACCGAGTTGGGGCTGTCCTGGTTTGCCGGGAGAGGGACTTATTACCACCACGTACAAGGACACACAGCCTCAGTAGTGTGAAACCCTCAGCAGATTTTGGGGATGTGGTTGTGATCTTGAAAGCTTTAGGCTCAAGTTTTGGAAAGTGAAAATGGCTTCTCATTAGGGTTGTGAAGAtaatctatatacagtatatcatctGTAAAAACCCTTTGACAACACCACTACAACTTTAAATTCTCATTTGGACAAAAGAAGAGTAGA contains:
- the LOC120552103 gene encoding fat storage-inducing transmembrane protein 1, producing MDVKTENSSNGFTPEINLEKLHKMAAEVILLGKFILRLLDAALVFVTNVLARFLGSKLVRRHFHLMLSALVLFGPVLSFWVSKYSIFANSNHYLYRKFLKSTWGWTCIFTASFMLLLSLSARHPPSLLLRHLSRIGVAGLLWWGCRGLLTLLEDAAGNCYEPVIPAQDIQGTASSLQPLLLLHEDQTKASCLRDNMVWRGYEVSQDVLIICLCCLLLVEEMPVFGLYLAQAKPLPRSHDAPLRFIFLLCVVLLALWMFLLLCLLAHFPKFPSQHLGGALGYLGWRGLYQGWYRLTPSWGCPGLPGEGLITTTYKDTQPQ